A part of Halobacillus shinanisalinarum genomic DNA contains:
- a CDS encoding aspartyl-phosphate phosphatase Spo0E family protein: MGCEYGYEMKLLEEIEACRKEMSRLVCENSLTSENVVQISVKLDCLLNEFDNIKQKQLTPQEVSCS; encoded by the coding sequence ATGGGGTGTGAATATGGATATGAAATGAAATTACTTGAAGAAATTGAAGCTTGTAGAAAGGAAATGAGCAGGCTGGTCTGCGAAAATTCACTAACCTCTGAAAATGTTGTTCAGATCAGTGTAAAGCTTGATTGTTTATTAAATGAATTTGATAACATAAAACAAAAGCAACTCACCCCGCAAGAGGTAAGCTGCTCCTAG
- the sigW gene encoding RNA polymerase sigma factor SigW, giving the protein METMINQKIKEVRKGDQSAFEDIVSFYQNKVYYICYRMIGNAYEAEDLAQEAFIRAYTNIHTFDERRKFSTWLYRIATNLTIDRIRKKKPDYYLDAEVRGTDGLDMYSQLAIDQALPEEEVESLELQSYIHREILALPPKYRSVIVLRYLDELALQEIAEILDIPIGTVKTRVHRGREALRKRLRHV; this is encoded by the coding sequence ATGGAAACGATGATTAATCAGAAAATTAAAGAAGTAAGGAAAGGTGACCAATCAGCTTTCGAGGATATAGTATCCTTTTATCAAAATAAAGTTTACTATATCTGTTATCGGATGATTGGGAATGCATACGAAGCAGAAGACCTTGCTCAAGAGGCCTTTATTCGAGCATATACGAATATTCATACGTTTGATGAACGGCGAAAATTCTCTACCTGGTTATATCGTATCGCAACTAACTTAACGATCGATCGAATTAGGAAAAAGAAGCCTGATTACTATCTTGATGCTGAGGTAAGAGGAACGGATGGATTAGATATGTATTCTCAATTGGCGATCGATCAAGCGTTGCCGGAGGAAGAGGTGGAGAGTTTAGAGTTACAAAGCTACATTCACCGAGAAATTCTGGCCCTGCCCCCTAAGTACCGCAGTGTCATTGTATTAAGATATTTAGATGAACTGGCTCTTCAGGAGATTGCGGAAATTCTGGATATTCCTATAGGGACGGTTAAGACAAGAGTTCACCGGGGCAGGGAGGCCTTGCGTAAGAGGCTTCGACATGTGTAA
- a CDS encoding anti-sigma factor family protein: MNCNKEVVALMHKYLDGDLVKEEERRLRDHLQVCPSCQNHFHELKRSITLVKNAGPVTAPSNFTANVMAGLPKEKKRRNYVRWLQRHPMVTAAAVFFILMFSGIFFAWNQDHQVTVSKQDDLVIQNNTVIVPDGVTVEGDLVVRNGDLKVDGKINGDITLINGDIVTDDGLGDITNGKKYQAYVSGEINEVNQVFEWMWYHTKKFTTDLFSFE, from the coding sequence TTGAATTGCAATAAAGAAGTTGTGGCTCTTATGCATAAATATTTGGATGGCGACTTAGTGAAAGAAGAAGAGAGACGACTACGCGATCACTTACAAGTATGTCCATCCTGTCAGAATCATTTCCATGAGCTGAAACGTTCGATTACATTAGTGAAAAATGCCGGACCTGTGACGGCACCTTCAAATTTCACTGCCAATGTGATGGCCGGCTTGCCTAAAGAGAAAAAGAGAAGGAATTACGTGCGCTGGTTACAAAGGCATCCAATGGTTACAGCAGCTGCTGTATTTTTTATATTAATGTTTAGTGGCATCTTCTTTGCCTGGAATCAAGACCATCAAGTTACCGTATCTAAGCAAGATGACTTGGTGATTCAAAATAATACGGTTATCGTGCCTGATGGAGTGACTGTTGAAGGTGATTTGGTCGTTCGCAACGGAGATCTGAAAGTCGATGGAAAGATTAACGGAGACATTACATTAATTAACGGCGATATAGTAACGGATGACGGTCTTGGTGATATTACGAACGGGAAGAAGTATCAGGCATATGTCAGCGGTGAAATAAATGAGGTTAACCAAGTATTTGAGTGGATGTGGTATCATACGAAAAAGTTCACAACTGACCTCTTTTCCTTTGAATAA
- the cdaA gene encoding diadenylate cyclase CdaA, with translation MLDGGNDVLDYLLIAIDIALVWFVVYKLIMLIQGTKAVQLLKGIFVILGIWLLSNLTGLTTLRWLMSQAMTWGFLGIIILFQPELRRALEQLGRGSFFSRTSAEEEDKEKSIQSIIKSCNYMAKRRIGALITIERETGMGDYVETGIAVGGHLSNELLTNIFIPNTPLHDGAVILKDNEIVAAACYLPLSESPFISKELGTRHRAAMGISEVTDALTIVVSEETGAISCTKSGELHRGLNQETLESILRNELDFGSKTPASKSWNWRGKKNG, from the coding sequence ATGCTTGATGGGGGAAATGATGTATTAGATTATCTTTTAATAGCAATTGATATCGCCCTTGTCTGGTTTGTTGTATATAAATTAATCATGCTTATCCAAGGAACGAAGGCCGTTCAGCTGTTGAAAGGGATCTTCGTGATACTCGGTATATGGTTATTGAGTAACTTAACTGGACTGACCACACTAAGGTGGCTGATGTCACAAGCAATGACTTGGGGTTTTCTTGGGATTATTATTTTATTCCAGCCCGAATTAAGGAGAGCTCTTGAACAATTAGGGCGCGGCAGTTTCTTTAGCAGGACGTCCGCTGAAGAGGAAGATAAGGAAAAGTCGATTCAATCGATTATTAAGTCGTGCAACTATATGGCGAAACGGCGTATTGGTGCTTTGATTACGATTGAACGTGAAACAGGGATGGGTGATTACGTTGAAACGGGAATTGCTGTCGGCGGACACTTGTCGAACGAACTCTTAACGAACATATTTATACCGAACACACCGCTCCATGACGGTGCAGTGATACTTAAAGATAATGAAATTGTGGCGGCCGCCTGCTATTTACCATTATCAGAAAGCCCGTTTATTTCAAAAGAATTGGGTACGAGACATAGAGCAGCGATGGGGATCAGCGAAGTGACCGATGCCCTTACGATTGTCGTATCAGAGGAAACAGGAGCGATTTCCTGTACGAAAAGCGGTGAGCTCCATAGGGGATTGAATCAAGAAACCCTAGAAAGTATCCTTAGAAATGAGCTTGATTTTGGATCCAAGACCCCTGCCTCAAAATCATGGAACTGGAGGGGGAAAAAGAATGGATAA
- a CDS encoding CdaR family protein: protein MDNLFRNRWFIRIISLLLAVLLWVSINIDDNMDSEDQWLGEGSSEMEIMNNVPIEVRFDSEQYVVSGLPQNVVVTVEGSNSAITPVVRQQNFTVFADLTDLGPGTHEVSLQHTGITSNLTVNIDPKVVEVTIEEKDSEDVGVNVDYINESEIENEFVIGEAKVDPEEVTITGSASVIDRVALVQTIIDVGSAKGTIEDVEAPVKVYDAQGNELNVLLDPSTVEVTVPLTKPKKAVPISFTPKGGAPEGVIIDSITSETEEVVISGPKDVLAQIDSLSDVPVDVTEISGDQTEEIEIPLPDGVNSVDPKTIEVEINVDQQGQ from the coding sequence ATGGATAATTTATTTAGGAACCGATGGTTTATTCGAATTATCTCATTGCTTTTAGCCGTACTTTTATGGGTGTCTATTAATATTGATGATAATATGGATTCAGAAGATCAATGGTTAGGTGAGGGTTCTTCTGAAATGGAAATTATGAATAATGTTCCCATTGAGGTTCGTTTTGATAGCGAGCAATATGTTGTAAGTGGGCTGCCCCAGAACGTTGTGGTCACTGTTGAAGGTTCGAACAGTGCCATAACCCCTGTCGTCAGGCAACAAAATTTTACGGTATTTGCGGATTTAACGGATTTAGGTCCAGGCACACACGAAGTATCTCTTCAGCACACAGGTATAACGAGCAATTTAACTGTCAATATTGACCCTAAAGTAGTCGAAGTGACAATCGAGGAGAAAGATAGCGAAGACGTTGGGGTAAATGTGGATTATATTAATGAGAGTGAAATTGAAAACGAATTTGTGATAGGGGAAGCCAAGGTTGATCCAGAAGAGGTTACCATCACTGGATCAGCAAGTGTGATCGACCGTGTGGCTCTTGTCCAAACAATAATTGATGTCGGATCAGCTAAGGGTACCATTGAAGATGTGGAAGCTCCCGTGAAAGTCTATGATGCACAAGGGAATGAGCTGAATGTCTTGCTAGACCCATCAACGGTGGAGGTAACCGTCCCTCTTACCAAACCAAAGAAGGCGGTGCCGATTTCATTTACGCCTAAAGGAGGAGCACCTGAAGGAGTTATTATTGATTCTATCACTTCCGAGACGGAGGAAGTAGTGATCAGTGGCCCTAAAGATGTGCTTGCTCAGATAGACAGCTTAAGTGACGTCCCAGTTGATGTGACAGAAATTTCAGGGGATCAGACAGAAGAAATTGAAATCCCATTGCCAGATGGAGTCAATAGTGTCGATCCTAAAACAATAGAAGTTGAAATAAATGTAGACCAACAAGGGCAATAG
- the glmM gene encoding phosphoglucosamine mutase, which produces MGKYFGTDGVRGVANKELTPEFAFKLGRFGGYVLTKNVQRPKILIGRDTRISGEMFEGALAAGLLSIGAEVMRLGVISTPGVAYLTKALQAEAGIMISASHNPVEDNGIKFFGPDGFKLTDAQELEIEALIDGEEDTLPRPSGADLGQINDYFEGGQKYMQHLKQTIDFDFEGLHIALDCANGATSSLASHLFADLEADISSIGSSPDGLNINKDIGSTHPESLQQLVKDKGANIGLAFDGDGDRLIAVDEKGSIVDGDRIMYVCAKYMNEKGTLNHSTVVSTVMSNLGFYKAIEAQGMKSDKTAVGDRYVMEEMRRGGYNLGGEQSGHIIFLDHNTTGDGMLTALQLVNVIKETGKPLSELANEMEKFPQVLKNVRVIDKQRVQTHPRIQEAIQVVEEEMGESGRVLVRPSGTEPLVRIMVEAPTEEQCEEYVQKVVQVVEEELGMKE; this is translated from the coding sequence ATGGGTAAATATTTTGGAACAGATGGTGTTCGTGGTGTTGCTAATAAGGAGCTCACACCCGAGTTTGCTTTTAAACTGGGACGTTTTGGCGGCTATGTGCTGACCAAAAACGTCCAAAGACCGAAAATATTAATTGGACGAGATACACGTATTTCAGGTGAAATGTTTGAGGGAGCACTTGCTGCTGGACTTCTATCGATTGGTGCAGAAGTTATGCGCCTTGGTGTCATTTCTACTCCTGGAGTAGCCTACTTAACAAAAGCTCTTCAAGCTGAAGCGGGTATCATGATCTCAGCGTCACATAACCCCGTTGAGGATAATGGGATTAAATTCTTCGGTCCTGATGGGTTTAAATTAACAGATGCTCAGGAACTAGAGATTGAAGCATTGATCGATGGGGAAGAGGATACATTACCTCGTCCATCAGGGGCGGATCTTGGACAGATCAATGACTACTTCGAAGGTGGTCAAAAGTACATGCAGCATCTGAAGCAAACCATAGATTTCGATTTTGAAGGGTTGCATATTGCTCTTGATTGTGCGAACGGGGCGACATCATCGCTAGCTTCTCATTTATTTGCGGATTTGGAAGCGGATATATCATCAATTGGTTCCTCTCCAGATGGATTGAATATTAATAAAGATATTGGATCAACGCATCCAGAGTCATTGCAGCAACTCGTTAAGGACAAGGGTGCAAATATTGGTTTAGCTTTTGACGGAGATGGCGACCGCTTAATCGCTGTTGATGAAAAAGGCAGCATCGTTGATGGCGACCGGATCATGTATGTTTGTGCAAAATATATGAATGAAAAAGGGACATTGAACCATTCAACTGTTGTCTCTACAGTAATGAGTAACCTTGGCTTTTATAAAGCGATTGAGGCTCAAGGCATGAAGAGTGATAAAACAGCAGTAGGTGATCGTTATGTGATGGAAGAAATGCGTCGCGGCGGCTATAACCTCGGCGGTGAACAGTCTGGGCACATTATCTTCTTGGATCACAACACAACAGGTGACGGCATGCTGACAGCTCTTCAGCTTGTCAATGTCATAAAAGAAACTGGAAAACCGTTATCAGAACTTGCGAATGAAATGGAGAAATTCCCGCAAGTTCTAAAAAATGTTCGTGTCATTGATAAGCAACGGGTTCAGACACATCCACGTATTCAAGAAGCAATCCAAGTTGTTGAAGAAGAAATGGGGGAGAGCGGCCGTGTGCTCGTACGTCCATCTGGAACTGAGCCGCTTGTCCGCATCATGGTTGAAGCACCGACAGAAGAACAATGTGAGGAGTATGTCCAAAAAGTTGTTCAAGTAGTGGAAGAGGAATTAGGAATGAAAGAATAA
- the glmS gene encoding glutamine--fructose-6-phosphate transaminase (isomerizing), whose protein sequence is MCGIVGYIGQEDTKEILLNGLEKLEYRGYDSAGIATLHKDGVNVSKVKGRIAALREAVNGNVHATMGIGHTRWATHGAPSRENAHPHQSTTERFTIVHNGVIENYMDVRDQYLTGVELQSETDTEIIVQLIEVLNNDLNDVAAAFRKAVELLTGSYAIALMDSEDSDTIYVAKNKSPLLVGLGDGFKVVASDSMAALHVTDQFLELMDKETVILRRNEVEILDPNGEKVAREPFTAEIDSTDIEKGTYPHFMLKEIDEQPFVIRKIIQEYQNENDEIKLDPEIRAAMKACDRIYIIAAGTSYHAGLLGKQFIEKLANIPVEVHVASEFSYNMPLLSEKPLFVYISQSGETADSRSVLVQTKKLGHPALTVTNVPGSTLSREADYTMHLHAGPEIAVASTKAYTAQMAVLAILAVDSARAKGIDLDFDPMQELGIAANAMEALTDQKEDLETLARDYLSVTRNCFFIGRGIDYYVGLEGSLKLKEISYIQAEGFAGGELKHGTIALIEEGTPVVALATQANVNYSIRGNVQEVEARGANSMIISMKGLDKEGDAFVIPHVHDLLTPLVSVVPLQLISYYAALHRDCDVDKPRNLAKSVTVE, encoded by the coding sequence ATGTGTGGAATTGTAGGTTATATAGGACAGGAAGATACGAAGGAAATTTTGCTAAACGGATTAGAGAAACTTGAATATCGAGGCTATGACTCTGCCGGAATCGCTACACTTCATAAAGACGGTGTTAATGTTTCAAAAGTGAAAGGGCGGATTGCTGCATTAAGAGAAGCGGTCAATGGGAACGTCCATGCAACGATGGGGATTGGTCACACTCGCTGGGCGACACACGGTGCTCCCAGCCGAGAGAATGCGCACCCTCATCAAAGTACGACAGAGCGATTCACAATCGTTCATAACGGGGTTATCGAGAACTATATGGATGTTCGCGATCAGTACCTAACTGGTGTAGAACTTCAAAGTGAAACAGATACAGAAATTATTGTCCAGTTGATTGAAGTTCTTAATAACGACCTTAACGACGTGGCAGCAGCTTTCCGTAAAGCTGTTGAACTGCTGACAGGTTCTTATGCGATTGCCCTTATGGACAGTGAAGACAGCGACACCATTTATGTAGCGAAGAACAAGAGCCCTTTGCTTGTCGGCCTTGGTGACGGCTTTAAAGTTGTAGCTAGTGACTCAATGGCTGCACTTCATGTTACAGATCAATTCCTTGAGCTGATGGATAAAGAAACAGTCATCCTTCGTCGTAACGAGGTAGAAATCTTAGACCCTAACGGTGAAAAAGTGGCTCGTGAACCGTTCACAGCTGAAATCGATTCCACAGACATTGAGAAGGGAACGTATCCTCACTTCATGCTCAAAGAAATCGATGAACAGCCGTTCGTTATTCGTAAAATCATCCAAGAGTATCAGAACGAAAACGATGAAATTAAACTAGATCCAGAGATCCGTGCAGCGATGAAAGCCTGTGACCGTATTTATATCATTGCAGCAGGCACAAGTTATCACGCCGGTCTTTTAGGGAAACAGTTTATTGAAAAATTGGCTAACATCCCAGTAGAAGTTCATGTAGCAAGTGAGTTTTCTTATAACATGCCGCTTCTTTCTGAAAAGCCATTGTTCGTTTACATTTCTCAAAGCGGTGAAACAGCAGACAGCCGTTCTGTCCTAGTTCAAACGAAAAAATTAGGCCACCCAGCTTTAACGGTCACAAACGTACCTGGATCAACCCTTTCCCGAGAAGCGGATTACACGATGCACTTGCATGCAGGCCCGGAGATTGCCGTGGCATCAACAAAAGCTTATACAGCGCAAATGGCTGTACTCGCTATTCTTGCTGTTGATTCAGCCCGTGCAAAAGGCATCGACCTAGACTTTGATCCAATGCAAGAGCTGGGTATTGCAGCAAATGCGATGGAAGCTCTAACAGACCAGAAAGAAGATCTTGAAACACTTGCACGTGATTACTTGTCAGTGACTCGCAACTGTTTCTTTATCGGCCGCGGCATTGACTATTATGTAGGCCTAGAAGGATCACTTAAGCTAAAAGAAATCTCCTACATCCAAGCAGAAGGGTTTGCAGGAGGAGAGTTGAAGCACGGAACCATCGCTCTCATCGAAGAAGGTACACCTGTTGTCGCACTTGCAACGCAGGCGAACGTGAACTACTCCATCCGAGGAAACGTTCAGGAAGTGGAAGCACGTGGTGCCAACAGTATGATCATCAGCATGAAAGGTCTAGACAAAGAAGGCGATGCATTCGTCATCCCGCATGTTCATGATTTGCTAACACCGCTCGTATCTGTTGTGCCACTGCAGCTTATTTCTTATTATGCAGCGCTTCACCGTGATTGCGATGTTGATAAGCCAAGAAACCTAGCGAAAAGTGTGACAGTTGAATAG
- a CDS encoding class I SAM-dependent methyltransferase, whose amino-acid sequence MGNNVFKQMAKKYDTEERIALAKVIVKEVRPELRNSKSKSLIDYGSGTGLIGLELSDLVDSGLLVDSSKQMLDIAKEKISSKGITNCKVTYADFTEETPKLKADIVLMSLVLLHIPDTKKILQELFNILNNGGKLIIIDFDKNDKVNHPKVHNGFSHESLKKMLSEVGFKSIKIRTFYHGNRIFMNQDASMFITSSIK is encoded by the coding sequence ATGGGAAATAATGTTTTTAAACAGATGGCAAAAAAATATGATACAGAAGAACGAATTGCATTAGCCAAAGTTATAGTAAAGGAAGTAAGACCAGAATTACGAAATAGTAAATCAAAATCTTTAATAGACTATGGGAGTGGTACTGGTCTAATCGGTTTAGAATTATCGGATTTGGTGGATTCTGGTTTGTTGGTGGATTCATCAAAACAAATGTTGGATATTGCAAAAGAAAAAATTTCTAGCAAAGGAATTACAAACTGCAAGGTGACTTATGCAGATTTTACCGAAGAAACACCTAAACTTAAGGCAGACATAGTTTTAATGTCACTAGTTCTTCTTCATATTCCGGATACTAAAAAAATTCTACAAGAATTATTTAATATTTTAAATAATGGTGGCAAATTAATTATTATTGATTTTGACAAAAACGATAAAGTAAATCATCCAAAGGTTCATAATGGTTTTTCGCATGAAAGCCTTAAAAAAATGTTATCCGAAGTTGGATTTAAATCCATCAAAATTAGGACATTCTATCACGGAAATCGTATTTTTATGAACCAAGATGCCTCAATGTTTATTACTAGTAGTATAAAGTGA
- a CDS encoding alpha/beta hydrolase produces MVLDRQVKVLLQQIEAAGAPPLESLPPVYARQAFQELEGNSEEPPEPVAKAENRSISGLSGDINVRAYTPSGEGPHPALVFYHGGGWVIGNLDTHDNVCRALTNLANCVVISIDYRLAPEHKFPAAVDDCYAAAQWIIEHPSEFNIDASKVAVGGDSAGGNLSAVICHLAKERGTFNLAHQLLFYPATDFTAETESMRENAEGYFLTKGSMFYFRDHYLRTPEDAANPLASPFLIDDLSGLPPATVITAEYDPLRDEGEAYANRLKEAGVPVTLKRYDGMIHGFVSMADKLDQGKRALEQAGHLLRSAFDK; encoded by the coding sequence ATGGTATTAGATCGGCAAGTGAAAGTCTTACTTCAACAAATAGAAGCGGCGGGAGCTCCGCCCTTAGAGAGCTTACCCCCGGTATATGCACGTCAGGCGTTCCAAGAGCTAGAAGGAAATTCAGAGGAACCGCCAGAACCTGTTGCTAAAGCTGAAAATCGGTCTATTTCAGGACTAAGTGGGGATATAAATGTAAGGGCTTACACACCTTCAGGGGAAGGCCCCCATCCTGCGCTTGTTTTTTATCATGGCGGAGGATGGGTGATCGGCAACCTGGATACCCATGATAATGTGTGTCGTGCTCTAACCAATTTGGCGAACTGTGTCGTTATATCAATCGACTACCGTCTCGCACCGGAGCATAAGTTTCCGGCAGCTGTTGATGATTGTTATGCGGCGGCCCAATGGATAATCGAACACCCTTCAGAGTTCAACATTGATGCCTCCAAAGTCGCCGTCGGTGGAGATAGTGCAGGGGGAAATTTGTCAGCAGTCATTTGTCATTTGGCTAAGGAGCGGGGAACCTTTAATTTGGCTCATCAGCTGCTCTTTTACCCAGCGACAGATTTCACAGCAGAAACTGAATCAATGCGGGAAAATGCAGAAGGTTACTTTCTTACAAAAGGCAGTATGTTCTATTTCCGTGATCATTATTTGCGAACACCTGAAGATGCTGCAAACCCGTTAGCTTCACCATTTTTAATAGACGACCTTTCAGGACTGCCCCCGGCAACTGTTATCACAGCTGAATATGATCCCCTCCGTGATGAAGGGGAAGCATATGCCAACCGTTTAAAAGAAGCTGGAGTTCCCGTTACTCTTAAAAGATATGATGGAATGATTCACGGATTCGTCAGCATGGCGGATAAGCTGGATCAGGGGAAAAGGGCCTTAGAACAAGCGGGACATTTGTTACGCTCTGCCTTTGATAAATAA
- a CDS encoding universal stress protein produces MFDRILLASDGSDHAVRATHMAVKLTGSEKHGKVTVIYTIDGSTSKTDVLSEENSMALQEKRRERLHATEDILQSEKIDYEVRIVKGDPGPTIVKFANENRFSVVVVGSRGLNRLQEMVLGSVSHKVAKRAECPVVIVK; encoded by the coding sequence ATGTTTGATCGAATTCTGTTAGCGTCAGATGGTTCAGATCATGCTGTACGCGCCACACACATGGCTGTGAAATTAACTGGTTCAGAAAAGCATGGAAAAGTAACCGTCATTTATACAATCGATGGTTCTACGTCCAAAACTGATGTGTTATCAGAAGAGAACAGCATGGCTCTTCAAGAAAAAAGGAGAGAGCGCCTGCATGCAACAGAGGATATTTTGCAAAGTGAAAAGATTGACTACGAGGTGCGAATTGTCAAAGGTGATCCGGGTCCGACAATCGTAAAATTTGCTAATGAAAATCGCTTTAGTGTTGTAGTAGTCGGGAGCAGAGGGTTAAATCGATTGCAGGAAATGGTGCTTGGAAGTGTCAGTCATAAAGTGGCGAAACGTGCGGAGTGTCCAGTCGTCATAGTAAAATAG
- a CDS encoding small acid-soluble spore protein P, with amino-acid sequence MSTPKGPKQQKNPNLPKSPDQPYGEPLKGSHKVKQTNHSRQKQKTSHDM; translated from the coding sequence ATGTCTACCCCTAAAGGACCGAAGCAGCAAAAGAATCCAAACTTACCCAAAAGCCCTGACCAACCTTATGGAGAGCCGTTGAAAGGATCTCATAAAGTAAAGCAGACTAATCATTCGCGACAGAAGCAAAAGACGTCACATGATATGTAG
- a CDS encoding restriction endonuclease, with protein sequence MGLIEMAAFVVIAIALVHLWIVRKSHHHQALTISEQIKADENIKKTLAMGLYYRFKKNEKTEEGKEVVEKNSELFIKEDPISFERFVANVFEMKFNGTAWVTNPSWDFGVDFDLTVKDEKYLAQVKCYKDDIGYEPIALLHSNVIKEEAAGGYIITTGSFNENARTYARGLKNIELIDGVELVEYWLAGVKEVDEELVGEVSRA encoded by the coding sequence ATGGGGTTAATTGAAATGGCTGCATTTGTTGTCATAGCGATCGCACTCGTGCATTTATGGATTGTACGGAAGTCACATCATCATCAAGCACTTACGATTTCTGAACAAATTAAAGCAGATGAAAACATCAAGAAAACACTCGCCATGGGATTGTATTATAGATTTAAGAAAAATGAAAAGACAGAAGAGGGTAAGGAAGTTGTAGAAAAAAACTCTGAATTGTTTATAAAGGAGGATCCGATTAGTTTTGAAAGGTTTGTTGCGAACGTTTTCGAGATGAAGTTCAATGGTACAGCGTGGGTTACGAATCCTTCCTGGGACTTTGGTGTCGATTTCGATCTTACAGTGAAAGACGAGAAATACTTAGCTCAGGTCAAATGCTACAAAGATGATATAGGTTATGAGCCGATTGCTTTGCTGCATTCGAATGTGATTAAAGAAGAAGCGGCGGGCGGCTATATCATAACAACTGGGTCTTTTAATGAAAATGCAAGGACTTATGCTCGGGGGTTGAAGAACATCGAACTCATTGATGGTGTAGAACTAGTTGAATACTGGTTAGCAGGTGTGAAGGAAGTAGATGAGGAGTTGGTCGGTGAGGTGAGCAGGGCATAA
- a CDS encoding helix-turn-helix domain-containing protein: MTTLLNLTKKAQQNDNEAINTIIEKFEPKIGLSLKQTSPQEQEDLYQELKIKTIEIVCQYDIESTEGFWEFKKKVERQQEC, encoded by the coding sequence ATGACTACACTTCTTAACTTAACGAAAAAAGCTCAACAGAATGATAATGAAGCCATAAATACCATTATCGAAAAATTCGAGCCTAAAATTGGACTTTCCTTGAAGCAGACTTCACCACAAGAACAAGAAGACTTGTATCAAGAATTAAAAATCAAAACAATCGAAATTGTGTGCCAATACGATATTGAAAGCACGGAGGGATTCTGGGAATTCAAGAAAAAGGTAGAACGACAGCAAGAATGCTAA
- a CDS encoding sigma-70 family RNA polymerase sigma factor, translating to MKRRDDSHDDQYTEVGRFIEENEGFVTNALVQSFLKNKQHQCLLEQFLQQATIEAAKELDTAFQEHYAEIRLTSLLSSNIRRYAIRFDQKKNRESQRHLLILDKPVRDDEDTVPTNLEMMKDNQALPIDQLVIERANDLENQIENPALYRAIRSLTPRQRYILESAYLLDMKDTEIAVNEGVSQQSITKTRKKALSKMKKQLTGDYI from the coding sequence ATGAAACGCCGTGACGATTCACACGACGATCAATATACAGAAGTAGGGCGATTTATCGAAGAAAACGAAGGCTTTGTCACCAATGCTTTAGTGCAATCGTTTCTTAAAAATAAACAACATCAATGTTTATTAGAACAATTCCTCCAGCAGGCTACTATAGAAGCGGCTAAAGAACTAGATACTGCTTTTCAGGAGCATTACGCTGAAATAAGATTAACTAGCCTACTATCCAGTAACATAAGGCGATACGCTATCCGTTTTGACCAAAAAAAGAACCGAGAGAGCCAACGGCATTTATTAATATTAGACAAACCCGTTCGTGATGACGAAGATACCGTTCCTACAAACCTAGAGATGATGAAAGACAATCAAGCGTTACCTATCGATCAGTTAGTCATCGAACGAGCTAATGATTTGGAGAATCAAATTGAGAACCCTGCCCTTTATCGTGCAATTCGTTCTCTCACACCACGGCAGCGATATATTCTAGAGTCGGCGTATCTATTGGATATGAAGGATACGGAAATTGCTGTGAACGAGGGGGTTTCGCAACAGTCTATTACTAAAACACGAAAAAAAGCTTTGTCAAAAATGAAAAAACAGTTAACAGGAGATTATATATAA